A window of the Gossypium hirsutum isolate 1008001.06 chromosome A05, Gossypium_hirsutum_v2.1, whole genome shotgun sequence genome harbors these coding sequences:
- the LOC107959024 gene encoding CASP-like protein 5A2, with the protein MNLSHASVHPVEDLPTTDGGVGIGGGNNNNEVPRVRMKDIQGMPGTAGGLALRICQFVSAVMGLCIMATTSDFPSVTAFCYLVAATGLQSVWSMSQAIIDIYALLVRRSLQNYRVVSLFAIGDGITSTLTFAAACASAGITVLIDNDLNSCAHNHCSQFETATAMAFISWFTSLPSFLLNFWSLASR; encoded by the exons ATGAATTTGAGCCATGCCTCAGTCCACCCAGTGGAAGATCTACCAACCACGGACGGAGGCGTAGGTATAGGCGGCGGCAACAACAACAACGAGGTGCCTAGAGTGAGGATGAAGGATATTCAGGGGATGCCTGGAACGGCAGGAGGGCTCGCGTTGCGGATTTGTCAGTTTGTTTCTGCAGTTATGGGACTTTGTATTATGGCAACCACCAGTGATTTTCCATCTGTTACCGCCTTTTG CTACCTTGTAGCTGCCACTGGCTTGCAGAGTGTGTGGAGCATGTCGCAGGCTATAATTGACATTTATGCCCTTTTAGTGAGGCGCTCATTGCAGAATTATCGTGTTGTTAGTTTGTTTGCTATTGGTGATGGG ATCACATCCACTCTGACGTTTGCTGCAGCTTGTGCTTCTGCGGGCATTACTGTTCTTATTGACAATGATCTAAATAGCTGTGCACATAACCATTGTTCACAGTTTGAAACTGCTACTGCAATGGCCTTCATTAGCTGGTTTACTTCATTACCATCATTTCTCTTGAACTTTTGGTCGCTGGCATCCCGGTAA
- the LOC107959025 gene encoding homeobox-leucine zipper protein REVOLUTA gives MAMALAQHRESSSDSSINKHLDGGKYVRYTAEQVEALERVYAECPKPSSLRRQQLIRECPILSNIEPKQIKVWFQNRRCREKQKKESSRLQTVNRKLTAMNKLLMEENDRLQKQVSQLVCENGYMKQQLHTVNTSAADANCDSLSTTPQHSLRDTNSPAGLLSIAEETLAEFLSKATGTAVDWVQMPGMKPGPDSVGIFTISQSCSGVAARACGLVSLEPIKIAEILKDRPSWSRDCRNLEVFTMFPAGNGGTIELVYAQKFAPTTLAPARDFWTLRYTTTLENGSLVVCERSLSGSGAGPSAAAAAQFVRAEVLPSGYLIRPCEGGGSIIHIVDHLNLEAWSVPEVLRPLYESSKVIAQKMTIAALRYIRQIAQETSGEVVYSLGRQPAVLRTFSQRLSRGFNDAINGFNDDGWSIMNCDGTEDVIIAINSSKSFSSTSNPANALSFLGGVLCAKASMLLQNIAPAVLVRFLREHRSEWADFNVDAYCAASLKAGTNAYPGMRPTRFTGSQIIMPLGHTIEHEELLEVIRLEGHSFVQEDAFVSRDIHLLQICSGIDENAVGACSELVFAPIDEMFPDDGPLLPSGFRVIPLDSKSSDTQDSLTTNRTLDLTSSLEVGPATNHAAGDTSSCRNTRSVLTIAFQFPFESNLRDNVATMARQYVRSVISSVQRVAMAISPSGLNPAVGSKLSPGSPETLTLAHWICRSYSYHLGAELLRSESLGGDSILKNLWQHQDAILCCSLKSQPVFIFANQAGLDMLETTLVALQDITLDKLFDESGRKALCSDFGKLMQQGYACLPAGICISTMGRHVSYEQAFAWKVLEADESTVHCLAFSFVNWSFV, from the exons ATGGCTATGGCGTTGGCCCAACATAGAGAAAGCAGCAGTGACAGTAGCATCAACAAACATCTTGATGGTGGCAAGTATGTTAGATACACGGCTGAGCAAGTTGAAGCTTTGGAACGGGTCTATGCTGAGTGCCCCAAGCCCAGCTCCTTGCGTAGGCAACAGTTGATAAGGGAATGCCCCATTCTTTCAAACATCGAACCTAAACAGATCAAAGTTTGGTTTCAAAATCGCAG GTGTAGAGAGAAGCAAAAAAAAGAGTCTTCAAGGCTGCAGACTGTGAATAGAAAATTAACAGCAATGAACAAGCTGTTGATGGAGGAGAATGATCGGTTGCAAAAACAGGTGTCTCAGCTGGTCTGCGAGAATGGGTATATGAAGCAACAACTGCATACTGTAAAT ACATCAGCAGCTGATGCAAACTGTGATTCCTTGAGCACCACTCCTCAGCATTCACTCAGAGATACCAATAGCCCTGCTGG ACTCCTCTCCATTGCAGAGGAGACCTTGGCAGAGTTCCTTTCCAAGGCTACGGGAACTGCTGTCGATTGGGTCCAGATGCCTGGGATGAAG CCTGGTCCGGATTCGGTTGGGATATTTACCATTTCccaaagttgtagtggagtggcaGCTCGAGCCTGTGGTCTTGTAAGCTTAGAACCTATAAAG ATTGCGGAGATTCTTAAAGATCGTCCATCTTGGTCTCGAGACTGCCGAAACCTTGAAGTTTTTACCATGTTTCCAGCTGGCAATGGCGGAACAATCGAACTTGTATATGCACAG AAATTTGCTCCAACTACGCTGGCTCCTGCAAGGGACTTTTGGACTCTACGATACACTACAACTTTAGAGAATGGAAGTCTTGTG GTCTGTGAGAGGTCTCTTTCTGGTTCGGGTGCTGGCCCAAGCGCAGCTGCAGCGGCTCAATTTGTGAGAGCTGAAGTGCTTCCTAGTGGCTATTTGATTAGGCCTTGTGAGGGTGGAGGGTCGATCATCCATATCGTTGACCACCTGAATCTTGAG GCATGGAGTGTGCCAGAGGTGCTGCGCCCGCTTTATGAATCGTCTAAAGTAATTGCACAGAAAATGACAATTGCG GCACTACGTTACATCAGGCAGATTGCCCAGGAGACAAGTGGTGAGGTGGTTTACAGTCTCGGCAGGCAGCCGGCTGTACTCAGAACTTTTAGCCAAAGATTAAGCAG AGGCTTCAATGATGCAATAAATGGATTCAATGATGATGGATGGTCAATAATGAATTGTGATGGAACTGAGGATGTGATAATTGCAATTAATTCAAGCAAGAGCTTTAGCAGCACATCAAATCCTGCCAATGCTCTCTCGTTCCTTGGGGGTGTTCTGTGTGCCAAGGCATCCATGTTGCTTCAA AATATTGCGCCTGCTGTGCTTGTACGTTTTCTTAGGGAGCATCGGTCAGAGTGGGCTGATTTCAATGTCGACGCTTATTGTGCTGCATCGTTGAAGGCTGGAACAAATGCTTATCCTGGAATGAGACCTACAAGGTTTACGGGGAGTCAGATCATCATGCCACTTGGCCACACCATTGAACATGAGGAG CTACTCGAAGTGATAAGACTTGAAGGCCATTCTTTTGTGCAAGAAGATGCCTTTGTATCAAGGGATATTCATCTATTGCAG ATATGTAGTGGAATCGATGAGAATGCTGTTGGAGCCTGTTCGGAGCTTGTCTTTGCCCCAATTGATGAAATGTTTCCGGATGATGGTCCCCTACTACCTTCTGGATTTCGTGTTATCCCTTTGGATTCAAAATCA TCTGATACACAGGACTCATTGACTACAAATCGGACTTTGGATCTGACTTCTAGTCTCGAGGTAGGACCTGCAACAAATCATGCTGCAGGAGACACTTCATCGTGTCGGAACACACGATCAGTGTTGACAATTGCCTTCCAGTTTCCCTTTGAAAGCAATCTTCGGGATAATGTTGCAACCATGGCACGCCAGTATGTCCGCAGTGTCATTTCTTCTGTCCAGAGGGTTGCCATGGCCATATCGCCGTCTGGATTGAACCCAGCTGTCGGATCAAAGCTATCTCCAGGCTCTCCAGAAACGCTTACACTGGCTCACTGGATTTGCCGGAGCTACAG TTACCATTTAGGGGCGGAGTTGTTGAGATCTGAATCACTTGGCGGTGACTCAATATTGAAGAATCTCTGGCAACATCAGGATGCGATACTGTGTTGTTCGTTGAAG TCACAACCGGTTTTCATCTTTGCAAATCAAGCTGGGCTTGACATGCTTGAGACAACTCTAGTGGCTCTTCAAGACATCACACTCGATAAATTGTTTGACGAGTCCGGTCGCAAGGCATTGTGCTCTGATTTTGGCAAATTAATGCAGCAG GGATATGCTTGCTTGCCGGCGGGAATCTGCATATCAACAATGGGACGCCATGTTTCGTATGAACAAGCTTTTGCCTGGAAAGTCCTTGAAGCTGATGAGTCCACTGTCCATTGCCTGGCCTTCTCCTTTGTTAACTGGTCTTTTGTGTGA